ATTATCGTTCTCTTTACCAATGAAACTTCTTCTCTTTCAAATTCCATTGTTTCCCCGCTGTCTAGATTTATAACTATTTTATTATCTATCAAACCAATTAGTTCACCTACATATTTCTTTTTGCCATTAATTGCCTTGAACAGCTTTACCTCAACTAACTCCCCTTTAAATCTTTCAAAATCAGAGTCTTTTTTTAACGGCCTTTCAAGCCCTGGTGAAGAAACCTCTAAAAAATAACTTTGAGGTATCGGGTCCTCTTTGTCAAGTAAATCGCTTACTTCTTCACTCACCACTTTACAATCATCAATGGTTATCCCACCTGGTTTATCTATGTAAATTCTCAAGTACCAATTGGGTCCTTCCTTTACATATTCAACGTCTACCAATTCAAATAAGTGCTTTTTTACCACAGGCTCCGCTAAATTAGTGGCAATTTCTACTATTTTCCTTTTAGACATATCTACCTCCATATAAAGCTCATTTAAAATCAAACACCCAAGGGTTCAAAATAATACGAAAGAGTGGGTTCTTCCCCACTCTTTGCCCTTGTGCTACTACCTATTATGCTTTAGCTCAAATGTATTATACCATTATTATTTGTATTTATCAATAATTTTATTATATTTATTTTTTTATTCCCTTTATTTAGGAGA
The genomic region above belongs to Acetivibrio saccincola and contains:
- the rimP gene encoding ribosome maturation factor RimP, whose protein sequence is MSKRKIVEIATNLAEPVVKKHLFELVDVEYVKEGPNWYLRIYIDKPGGITIDDCKVVSEEVSDLLDKEDPIPQSYFLEVSSPGLERPLKKDSDFERFKGELVEVKLFKAINGKKKYVGELIGLIDNKIVINLDSGETMEFEREEVSLVKRTIIF